The genomic interval GTTTCTACTGCAAGGTGAATAGATAGAGCACACACATCAggggttgtgtgtttgtgtgtgtgtgtgtgtgtgtgtgtgtgtgtgtgtgtgtctgtgtgtgtgtgtctctgcctaAAGGTGCCCTGCCTCCACAAACaggattgtttaaaaaaaaaaaaaagagaggagactAAAAATCCATAATCAGATAAGTAAACACCCACAGTCCCTGctggggtttaaaaaaaaaaacccaaaaactgGGATAGAAAGGGGAGATAAATTATTATCTGAGTGCGTGAGGAGACAAAGGGCTGCGATGGGAGGGATTGTATCTGCTGTTAGATTAGAGTTCTGGTTGACTGGCAGCCACAGACACAGCAGACACGGGGGTCCAAAGCCAAACCACAAAACCACTTTCTCACGGTCTTCCCCCGGAGATCACAGTTACAGCAACGTGTGCTGCGAAACAAATTCTTCACAACTTTACTGTCTGCTGAGAAATGCTTAGCTTTGAAATATGGTTTTATTAGTGTGGGGATATTTTTTTGcgatgtgcttttttttttttatatatatagtttGGTTTTGATATTTATGCCAAGATAGTGCAGGGAGAGAAGGTCTGGTACGGCACTTTGACACCGGAAACTGTGGTGTGTATTTCCCAACAGAGACCAAGGTTTGTATTATTAATAATCATGACCATAATCTTACTTTGATCTCAACCAAAcactttaccccccccccctttcacaTGAAGCAGGAAACTGTATTCCTACCAGGATTATGTTACACCACACACCAGCTGTAGGGGCACAGTAAAAGTTGCATACATTTTGCAACCTAACACCTGTTGTGTAAAGAAAATGACACATCGTGTGACTGTATTACCTTAAAATATCCgttttaatcatctttttaaaacctgatttCCCACTTTTCAAAATGCCAGCTTGGTCAAATATGACAATTCAAGATGTCTTCATATTGCCTGCCTATCGTTGGCTGTAGTTATCATGTAAGGCCACACCACCAGAGGGGTGGCCAGAGGTGGCATGGACCCCCCCTTTGAAATCTGATTAGCCACCCCAGCTGCCAacccaaaatccaaatctatgattggctatttgtctaatcagaggcgggactCAACGACAGATCAACTATTCTGGCTGTTTTCATCAGGCTGATAGAAGTACTTTCACTTGTGAATAAATACTTTACTCCTTTCATAACAATATCCAAAGAAAAACTTGTGCACACTGTCTCACTTGTAATGGACTTAACTGcctataaatgtatttttgcaagttagacagcgCGCAAGAGTTTGCATGCCATAAACAATCAAGCTAAGAAGATTTATATGTTGCCAAATCGATTACTCACATATCATTAGTGGGGATAGAAAGGGTAAGAATAATTGTGTGATGGCTTGAACAATACACCCAGGGCGCCCTGAAGTTAAAAtgttgagtgagaaagcattgctagttctacatacaaaaaaaatgtttcttatttaTCAGGATGAATTTGGATTTGATTATCTGTTTGTGAATGCTCATATTATGATAGCGATAGAATTTGGATACACTGTGCAGCCTTTTTAAAGGCTAATGTGGGTTGTTTTGGAAAACCCAGTATTAGCATTAACAAGAATGTAGGTCACTTATGAAAATGTCTTGAATAAACTGTCCCTTTTTACCAGCATGACACTAATAATATTGTCATTTTGGAGGTGTGTTAAGTCTACAGTGCACAGTATGGGCGGTAGAGATagaaaaagacatgaaagaaaGGGCTCcagctggatttgaacccagtcCTTTGAGGTTAATGGCGGGTGCTCTCCCCTGTCACGACGTTTATTacttaatttacattttagacAATAATATATCCCACTCAAGTCCTCCTGAGAAATGTGCGTTTGCTTGGATGTCATCATTGTCCTGCTGAGGAGAACCGCAGGGAAAGCTCCAGAAGAAGTTACGTCGACCCTATGATGAGAATCTTTTTTCACACTGATTTCAACGCTAAGAATAAACTTTGGTTTactcaaatattttgttttgtaataaaTTAAGATTGTGACCCACTCAAACTGTATTAGAAAAACTCTAATTGTATCAAACATACACTGTAGGTTGTATAAATACTTTATAGTCTCCCATCATTTTGTTATCACTGGTTAAACTGGTGACATTTTCAATGTAAGCGGCTGTTTAAAATTCAATCCCAGGGTGCATTTGTGCAACAGAAAatcaatttacatttttattaagtggTGCTTGATTGAAAATGGTACAGCTTCCTTTGAAACTCAGTCACTCAAAGCAAAGGTCAGCCGTTACcagcttggaaaaaaaaaattaaaaaactacaGAGGAATTTCATTCTGGTTAAAAAAGCTCGGCaaacatttcctcctcttcattagCTATCAAACACATGTTGGAGTGGATTTAACAGAGTGTGAAGGCATAGAGCGTGCACCTCTGGTGTGTGTTCTGTTAAAGCAAATGTAGGAGGAAATGGCTGAATAATACATGACATCGTGTTTAATGAGCGACGGCTACGGAGGGCAATTAAAAGAGCGTCATGTTGGGAAAGGTCAGAGGCTGGTGGATGGAGCCGGGGCGAGCTGAGAGGACGGAGAGGGATCTGTGAGGAGAGTCAGGATTCTAAGAAAAGGGACTCCTGCTCACTCATGACTCATACACTGTGTCTATGAAGAGATAATCCTCCTCTTTTTAGAATGTAAATGTGAGACAGTGCAAGTGGATTATTTGTTCAACAAAATTAGttgttacttgtttttttaagtgtaataGGACGCCAGACCGCCTAGAGATGATATCGCACCCCAGGCTGCTGCAGTTCTCATCGCAGTGGCTGACCTCGGCCTTTTGCCGCACGTcgtcccctactctctcctcccaacatgtcctgtccctcttcagctgtccgatccaataaaggcaaaaatagccaaataaaaaaactttaaaaaacacatcttacaGTAGTCATTTTTACTTTCAAGGAAAGTCAAGGTCTTAGGTTACAACttcttaacattttaacaacctGACCCGTCGTAGGTTGATTGTACACGTGTTTAGGGTTGGTTGTTTCTATACTCATAAATGGGGCTGTAGTAAAACAATTCAAAAGGAAAGTGTAACTTTCCAGTTTTTTAAGCAAGAGACAACgaatgagttaaaaaaataaatagaatctCAATTTCTTTAATACTTGTCAAggctctttgtctttctctaaTTCTTTACGCTATGAATGTGTCTCGCAGTATAGGTGTATTaactgttcttcatgtttttacacctgtgtttgcaacatgttcctcctgaaaccaaaataaattcaaaaatcacattttttttttccctttttcaccAATGAATGGCAACATTTCATCTGATGGTAGCAGACAGCGTGCTTGAGCTTGACCTTGATACTCACTGAGTGGTTGACATAAGAAAGCTTCgctagtttaaataaaaaaaatattttttctttcttcttcattgCAATCAAGTCAGACTtttgatggaatgtttgtgaaggTCCATGTtgcaaagacaaataaagaattGCGATTTGTTGTGCAGCcctaaatacattttcactttcattCCTCAGAGAAATGGAAATGAAGAATTACACCTACCCATGGAAATACTcaaatttatttcacaaagaAACGCAAGATAGAAATGAGTACGATGTAGACCAAAACATTTGATGTCTACATATTGACACAGGGTCCTTTAGTTTGACTAAAAAAGTTCTTTAAATACTAACCTGTGAGACCCTGTGTTCGACACTGGAGTTGCACAAACTCACAAACTGGCCTTTTACTACGGCAAGCCCCAGGAGCTCAAAAAGCTGCCTTGATGATAACTCGCTGCGACGCTGTGACAGGAGCCGGGGAACAAAGCTTGACACCACAAGCCCTCCCGTCCTCCCGTAATACATATTGCTCACTCTCCctcgcaaacacacacacacacacacacacacacacacacacacacacacacaaacaccacaggGGGCCGGTgacccacccacacacatacacacacacacacactgaaataactGAAATCTCCCCCCCTGCAGCCTCTCCAGTGTCTGAGTTATTACCTGTTTCAGTTATATCTCTCACGCAAGGCCAATAACGCCTGAATCAGGTtgtgagacaggaagagagagccGAACACCTCTGCCTTTATTAAGCTGTCTGTTACTGTGAGAGGAAGCACGCTcgctcagacacacagagttcacacaacaaacaaaggGAGCGTAAAAACAGGATGATTACTTctgatggtggggggggggaagaaaggctgcaggaagagaaggaggagaaaacaaatgaaagggaAATGAAACGAGAGCAGACAAGCGTTGAGCAGGATGGTCACTGCGGCACACCCACAGCGACCATCCAACCATAAGCACTGTTTACCAAAATGTGAATGCGCTGTTACTAACGCGTGTAGTCGTGACACCGCAGAGAGCAAGAGGAAGTCAAGTGTGCTCCAAGACAATGTGAAGAAACGCCACTTTGATTTTTATCTCTCCACGCTGCACTGTCACAAGGTCACTGGTCATCTGAGCAGTTCTTGTTACTTTCTTCCaaagtttcttttcttttttttttctaagaggGGAAATTCTCACGGCCGTTAAGCCAGAAACACACTCGTGCAGACTAGTGCGCAACGCGgtcagctttgtgtgtgtttgtgctcaaaTATACGGAGGAGAAAAACACCTCAGCTTTCACATGTCAACACAAGAGAACAAATGCATGTTTAAACATCTTCACACACTTGCACTCAGACCGGCTATCCTAACAATCTGATGTATTCAGCGCTCTCCCACTGTATTTCATTGGTGTGTTTgctgcaggaaaacatttacaacatgACACAAAGCAGTGCTGGTATGAAGACAACACAGTCAGTGGGATGAACAAGTGTCTTCTGGAAGTCAGAGGGATGACTTCAACGCTCTGTCAGACTTCAGAGTCATAGGGAAATTAATTAGACTCTCAATGTGGTGCTGTTCAAGGATATTATTGTTAtcgaaaaaaaagaaaatttaaaaataataatttgctaactgaagctaaaataaaaatgaagcgttacaaaaataataataactaacTGAAactgtatgtgttgtgtgtttactTAAACAGAATAATACAGATTATGTCACATTCCCGTTACATTTTGTCTCATGCATTATTCATGTCAGTATTCATTTTGGATTAGCTCGCTAACTGCagaaaatacaacttttttccATACTTTATTCTATTAGGTAGGCTACTTTTAAAATCTGCAGTCTTGTAACTTATTAAAACACCATTATTGGCTATTGGTCATCCgcagtccaacctgtggcttctttcccgcatgtcactccccactctctcatcctgatgtcctgctctatccactgccAGCGCTAAAATGcatctttaatttaaaagaaaatcttgtgagataaaaacatcttaaagaATATTCGAAGTTATAATAAATcataccttaaaaaaacaactaaaataatattttgaggATCAATTATATATGAAATGTCTCCAGAATATGACACAGGCCTGTGTGTTTAAATTCTAATACAAGAAAAGCTTAAATTTAAGAGAAGATATTTTGATTGCCAAAGTATTGAGCCTTTACCTAGCCtattaaaataaagagagagggaacgtatttcctttattttaaacttgatACTGTACAAATAAGCCTCATGAGTAGGCATATGACTCTTTGTTCTGTAGTggtcttaaataaataaataaaaataataaactacAGTCAGAGTCATGACTGTGCAGCGGGACTAGTTTcctctttattgttgttatgaGGGACTCTGATAATAAAACTACAGAGACCAATCCTGAGTGAGCTGCGTCATCTAGTGTTCAAGAGGCGCTACTGCAGCGACAGGCGGtgtttactgttgctaggtaacGCACTTGATTCGGGggtctcttcattttttttgccagCTCCCGATCTCAGTACgggttatttttttgtgttttgtttgtttttgttttgtttttatgtaatggcagaaagggagaaagagaagccCAATGTGGTCCATCAAGACGCAATTTTTGTTGAGACGGTCAGGAAGGAGCTAAGGTGCCAGAAACTCCACAAGGTGTTCGGCTTCAATCCGAACAAGACAGGTAGGGCAGCCCTGTTCTCATCCCCCCCTCTTCTTATCTCTGAACCTTAGAGACAGGAACGACTCCAGGTTATAGTGACAAGCAATAACAAACGATATCACTCATTAActctaataataataagtattctgattggacaagaggcaacACGTCACGGTGCTTTAATCTATCATCGCTGGGACTATTTACTTTATGTATTACTCCGCCTCAGCCATGTAATATGAGCAACCATTAGACAGCAGTCTTGATTAATTGAACTGGTTCATCCTATTTTACGTGTTAAATGAAAGAATTACACTTTGTAGTCggctttattgtcttttttttaatgaataataatcattattattaatctACTCTTGGGAGAGGGGGTCAGACTACTCTTTTTCACGGGGTGCTTACTTtgcttttgattttcaaaatgcaACATTGGGCACAGTATGCCATTATGAGTGTGCAGTGTACTCTTTAaactgtgtgtacatgttttaatattatttttttcctcacaatgtgcgtctttgttttctcttcctcttagtTCATGCGCTGCCAGAAAAACCTTTAGGTAGAAAACCACCAGAAGTCTTCATAGATACCTGTAAGTCTACATGATGATGAATCTATAGAGCAAACAACTCTCTTATATTACAAGTAAATAACAGATGAAGACACTTTCACATCACGTTGAAACCTGATGAAAGAGTGAGAGACAATGAGCTTTgagaactttctttttttttttacagctgaatTCATTGACGCCATCCGCAGAGCCCGCATGGAACCCACTAAGAAGTACCCGATGCCACAGACTGAGAGTCAGGAGATAGGATGGTGGGCAGCTCCACTGGTGAGGAAAACATTTGCTTTAATGTTGAAACCAAACAGAACTTCATCTATGGGACTTTAATTGACTCCTTATATCCAACCTTATCTCCAGATCTTATCCAAATACTAACTAttccatctgtttgttttttttttagatcccaCCGAACCGTGACGACAGGAGACTTAATTTCAATCGAGCCTACTCGGACATCACCAGGGACAAAGAATCTGCTCTTATGTTTTCTAAAAagactgagaaagaaaaaatgtcGCCTGAAAAGTAAcaacctctttttttctccagatttttatttctcaaacatACGCACGTCCTCAGCACAAGCTGCCCTTTAGCAGTTCCATCTCGTCAAACAAAGACTTGCAGGGCAAACATTTGCACAGGTCTATACAAAGCAGACTTTCCCCATCACATTCTAATCATATTAATGAACGGGGGAAAGGGCAAAAGTAGCAGCTGctcaatattttaaaatgtcatgtcGCATGGGGGTGAATCGATGAGTCAAGGAGCTATGTTGGGGAAAATAAAACcggaaaaaaaatactcagaATGGCACACAGTTCAGACGAGACGGAAAAGATGTTGATGTGGCTACTGAGGTGGAATCACAGCTGTTTAAAAACCACCTTATCAAATACAGATAGAAAGACAACATTATGTCTGCAGTTTTGTCTTATCGTTGAAATTCTCTCTTCATTGTTTGGGTACTTCTATGTAGTCCACTTTTGGGGCGGCCTTTCTGCAAACAGAGACCATTTCTTCACCAGCTCAGTCCCTCAAACAGCTTCCTGAGCGAGCTGGTGGGAcgtctctctctgtggcttTCAAGGTCCTCCAAGAAAATCAAGACATATTTTACAAAGGCATATGGTACAAAAACTGTAGAAGGAAAGGTCTGCCTTCTCTTAAATGTGTCCTGATGTAAATCCTGCATAAAAGCTCAGGGGTCCAGTCCTCCGGACCAGCCTCCTTCTACTTTTTAGGAGCGAGACTTCATTTTCTTGCGCACAGACTTGCCCGGTcgtttctgaaaaaaaaaaaaaaaagtttattccCATTGTTAGCTTAAAGATTTCCTTTAAGGCCCAATGTTCACATAGTGTTTCAGGCAGAAAAACACTGGCTGTGCGCTCTGCAGCGTTTTGATGAAGAGtgttgtctctatgacaacagtcacTTCTGCAGTATGACTCAAATTTtgactgtatgttttatattcgAGCTAGTTTTTTCCCCTTTACGATAAGCATCAAACGGAGGATGCTTGACCTCCTACTTTGTCTctacacggagcgaggaggatgtgagtacaGCGTACAAGATTGTAGGAGACAAAATTACGGggaatatcattttaaaaagaggtgACATCAACAGTGCATTTCTGAAAAggtgaaagattttcaacttggaGTGGCCGCACTAAAGAGTTTCAGGAAAAAGATGCTGGACGCAGATATTCTCTCTGGGCGCCCGCATGCTGATGCAAAcgcttgaaaaaaacaactgaaaaaaagacgctggctctccttaaaaaaaacactaggtggacacaggaccTAACAAGTGTTCTTCATTTATTAAATGGaactgttttcatgtgtgtgtgactcacgTTCTGTTTTCCTCCTTTGCCTCCCTTGCCGCCGCCCTTTGCGTGAGCCACTTTGGCACGGAAACCAGACACATCGTTGAAGCTCTCCTTGGTGTTCCACTTCTTTCCGCTCTTCTTGCCTCCAAATCCAAACTTCTGGTCCTTGTATTTCCTCTTAGCATTGGGGCTGTCAAAAGAAGGTTAGAAATGTCAGTTTTCTGTAAACGTCTTTATTTatgagtggggggggggctgaggctCTAACTAACTAACTGAGGCTGTAATAACTTACCCCTTCTTGTTGGCCACCTTCTTGGGTCCCTGTGCCGAGTCTTTACCCGGCTTCTGGTCCCCTTCCAAGAAATCCAGTTTGTCTGTCATACCTAGGAATGTGGAGGAATCACAAATCTTAAAtctcaaacataaaaaatatctCACACATTCATATTATGGGAAACAGTTGGCAAAGAACAAGTACATCTACAATAACGGTCACGTTTTATATTGGTTTCCTTTAATCTGATTCAGTCCAAAACAGGAATACATCTGTCACCTTTCATGTGCAGCAAACGATCAGGGAATAAAAaggtcacttttaaaaacccaCCTTTCTGGTATTTCTTCACTGCAGTCATCATcgccttcttttctttctgcctcttctGGATCACTTCTACTTGGACCtggaacacatttaaaatcctTCATCATTCAGTGCACCGAAATTGAAAAATTGGTCTCCATAAGCCTCTTAAGAAGATTAAAGTCAAAGTTTTGAATCTAATAAGATGCTGGTCTTGCATCTGTTGTTGAATATTTTTTCAACAATGTAACAACAATGATCAGGAGTGTTAAGGCCGACCTCTGAGGCACATAAATAGAAACTACTGACTACGTTCTGTCTGGTTTTCACTaagcagagaaaggaaaaacaaataccaACCTTTTTGCCGAACTTCCTTTGCTCCCGCAGTTTTTTGGCCTTCTCTGACTTCTCCATTATCATCTGCTTGGAGATCAGCTTTTTCCTGATCTGGACAGAGGGACAGAACGAAAGATTTAGATGCAAGTTTGATGGAAAGAAAAAGCAATTGTGCTGAGTTGCTGCGTCAGTGTATCTAATGGAGGATCAACTAGTAACCCAGATTAGACATTATGAAGGAAACAACGGCCTTTAGCACCCattataatattaaaaaaaatcagttggaGGTGTTATAGTATGTCAGACGTCAAACTATTTCCTCAGAAAAAAGTTAAGATTtataaatgaagaaataaaatagaGTTATTTTTCATGATTCAAAACACCTGCAGATTGTAGGATCATTCATTCGTTTGGAAATGATATTAAGAgctttcattttgttgtttccGGGGGTCTTATCCTCTGAGAGTTGAGCACATTGTATGAAGAAAACTCACCTTCTGCATCTGTTGGTCCGACTTGGCCATCTCTGCAAAGTAGTCGTCAGGCCTCTTGGTGGATATGCCGTGCTTGTTTAAGAGGGGCAGAGCCTCTAGGACTGTCGCCTGAGCCTGACGGTAGctaagagtttaaaaaaacagaaagaaaagcattTAGACCGAGCAGAAAGTATTTCACAGAGGTAAACCTGACAACAAAGAGAAAGCTGATCCTACACAGAAGGTGACATGTATGGCTTGCTGGAAGACAACATGACAAATTAATCATCTGCATAGAATACATCTTGGCTGTAATTTAAATCTGTTCTATAAAGCACAGACAGCAAGTACAATCAGATAAAGAAGCTgtgagcttttattttattatctaaaCTCCACAACAACGCTATCTACTGAGATAGATTTAATTAGCCAATCAATATCTCCAGAACTATGGAAGTgattagtgatcaaaattcaaatgataaagctaatttgaaaattcaaatgcattaacagaaatgctttttaattttcagaatgtgagtgtattatttgactcaaaaataaaatgattaatttatgtaatttaaattttagttttcaacttcataaatgcacattctttgacttaATGTGcatgaattaaaatgaagaagaaaattacatttgctttatcattttcaaaaacccCGAAGATTccccccgccacccatcgtagtgcgcgttctgcccgctcgcccgcctgggagctggagtctgacgtcactttcctgcgccgtccactttgccatttcgctttccagttggtttgaattatgatcactttttagcacggcaagtttgaaaacgaaaagccaaagacctttttgttttcatttgaatgatgtcatacatagagagtaaaagtataatgcaaactggatgactgaatattcattttaaatataggtcaaataaagcacctataatctgaaaattaaaacatgtttctgttactgtattttcatttttaaaatgagctttttcatttgaattatgatacagatttagcggggcatttttttgaaaatgataaagcaaatgtaattttcttcctcattttaatttagtcaaagaatgtgcatttttaaagttgaaaaataaaattcaaattagataaatgaatcataattttattttcGAGTCAAACAATACACTCacattctgaaaattaaaaagcatttctgttaatgcatttgaatttggatcactaatcgcttccatacagAACAGCTACTCAGAGAATGGCGTTTTAAGACTTTTATACGCCTCAACACATCGAGGTACTCACAAGAACATTTCCCTTTGGAAATCATTTTCCGCGTTGACGTCTCCATTCGTGGGATTTGGAGCTTTCCCTTCAGCTTTGGACAGAATGTCTTCAGCGGGCGGGTTGGTCAGATCCAACCTCTCCACCCAGGGGAGGTCTTTACGGAGTTCAGCAAGGCACTGTTTTAAGCCCTCCTGcatcagaaaaaacacacaagatacaatctcattaacatgtttacacacactgacatagtAGTAGCTGTAATATTTGTTATTGCTCAGAGTTAATTCACAATGTACTAAAACTGACTCCTCATAGAAATACATGAAAGATAGAAACATGTTAGGCCTGATATTAAAGATTCACTCACCACGTTGTTGACTGACTTTTTGGATTCATCCACCAGAACATTCATCCCTGGTTTCAACAACCCCTTTGCAAAAGCCTCCTGAAGCTGCAGAATATAAGATAATGGTTAATGCATAGCctggtgtttatttttcagcttCTTGCACTTACTgcctaaataaaaacacaacgtAAGTATTTAAAATAACAGTAAAATCACGTGTTTTGGGTATTTTCAGTCATTTCGGcacatattttgtatttattgtataaTTACAGATAACCAATATGAGTGCATCGGAGCTCAGAGCTGCTACTTTACTTCAGAGTTTTTTAGCTTTGCTTGGCTAATGTTAGCCGCTGTTAGCAGCTCACTCACCTCACTGTCAGATAATTCACTGTactcctcctctgactctccGAGCAGCGAGTCCTCGTCTTCCGACTCCATCATACTCCTGCTATCGATAAGCATAAAACGAGAATATGTGAACTAAAGGCCTGTGAACATGGAGAAACCCGCTTCAGGTAGCTGCTGTTCACATGTACAGTGCGTTTCACGTGGGGAAGAAGTGACGTAGAGGAACGTCATTCGGTGTTCTACCAAAACATTCCGCCGGTGTTTGACGAAAGGTTcctaccatagactgtaaggtTCCTACATGGATTATAAATCAGACACAGTCGAATATGTCAGCGGTATTGGGTTAATTTTACCCCCTAGCgcgttaaaaaaaagtttaaagaaatattgtACGCACAATTTTAGGAGCTTTCCCTGTTGGTGGagtttattcaaataaaaaaaacaaccatttaATCCTCGCTCTGTATATGAAATGCACGATAAGACTGTCGTGATTAAGgcgggaaggggggggggggggggggggcaaactTGACACGTTTAACTTTCAGTGaagatttaataaaatataaacttgTGAGAATAACTATACATTGATCATGCAATGCCTGGGTACTCCTCCTGGAGGTGCTGTCGTGTACCTGACCAGACATAGTGATAGAAAGATATTTACATCAACTGAAAGCACTGATATGCCTGATTGTAGGCTACATCAGcatttatattaataaagaaattagacagacagacaaagtttTCTccaataaataatataaaacttgccaaaaatgcaaacaaaaaagacTATGCAGATCAAAGTTGgtaaagaa from Labrus mixtus chromosome 3, fLabMix1.1, whole genome shotgun sequence carries:
- the cfap144 gene encoding protein FAM183A, giving the protein MAEREKEKPNVVHQDAIFVETVRKELRCQKLHKVFGFNPNKTVHALPEKPLGRKPPEVFIDTSEFIDAIRRARMEPTKKYPMPQTESQEIGWWAAPLIPPNRDDRRLNFNRAYSDITRDKESALMFSKKTEKEKMSPEK
- the ebna1bp2 gene encoding probable rRNA-processing protein EBP2 — translated: MLIDSRSMMESEDEDSLLGESEEEYSELSDSELQEAFAKGLLKPGMNVLVDESKKSVNNVEGLKQCLAELRKDLPWVERLDLTNPPAEDILSKAEGKAPNPTNGDVNAENDFQREMFFYRQAQATVLEALPLLNKHGISTKRPDDYFAEMAKSDQQMQKIRKKLISKQMIMEKSEKAKKLREQRKFGKKVQVEVIQKRQKEKKAMMTAVKKYQKGMTDKLDFLEGDQKPGKDSAQGPKKVANKKGPNAKRKYKDQKFGFGGKKSGKKWNTKESFNDVSGFRAKVAHAKGGGKGGKGGKQNKRPGKSVRKKMKSRS